The genomic window ACAAGCTTCGCACCGCTATTACGCGCCAGCATTGGAAAACCGGCCGCCGGCCAGACAACGAGTGACGATCCGATAGCCAGAAAAAGATCGCAGTGTTGCGCCAGTTCCGTTGCGCGCTGCATCTCGTCGTCCGGCATCGCCTGGCCGAACGAGATCGTGGCCGTCTTCACCGGATCCCCACAGGCCGTGCATGAAGGCGCCTCGCCGACTTCATCAAAGCGCGTTTTTACCCAGGCAATCTCGTATCGCTGCTGACAGCCAATACAGCGTGCATAAGTGGTATTGCCGTGCAGCTCGACAACATGGTCAGGCGCAAATCCTGAAGCCTGATGGAGATTGTCGATATTCTGCGTCACGATCGCAGGGATCTTTCCCGCCTTGTAGAGCGATGCCAAGGCGCGGTGTCCTCGTCCCGGCTTCGCGGCCGCGAAACAGGCCTCCATCGCAAAACGCCGACGCCAGGACTCATCGCGAGCCTCCTGACTTTCGAGAAATTCATCGAACGGAATGGGACGATTGCGAGTCCACAGTCCACCCGGAGACCTGAAATCCGGAATGCCGCACTCGGTTGAAATGCCGGCCCCGGTAAAGGGCACGATCGTCTTTGCTTCAGCGATCATATCGCCAAGCATTTCAATCCCACTGCGAAGATCGGATGCAAGCATTGACAGACCTCCCACTTCCGACCGCGCATAACACTCTCAGGCAGGCACTGATCTTCCCATCATTGAAGCAGATGCCCAAAAATGTCCGAGGTCAAATCGATGCTCAGCAAAAAGGGGGCTCGAAGCCCCCAAATAAACAATGCCGTACGTTAACAGGCAAGCGGCTGAAAGCAATTACGCGGCCTTCACGGCCTGCGGTTGGGGCGTCAAGGCGTCCTTCACATCCTTAAGGTCCTTCGCCTCTTTCTTCGGAGCGGGCGTCTTGACCATCTTGCCGTATGCAGAAAGCCTTTCCATTTCAGCGACAAGCTCGCGCTGACGCGCCGCGACTTTCTCGGCAAGCTTTTCAGTCGCCTGGTCGCGCAGCTGCGCCAAGTCTTCAATCGACATCGAGTCCAGATCTACTTTTTGCATGGTCGTCTCCATTGGTTGCAACGGACGTACCAAGAACATTTTGGACCCGCTAGGCGCAGGATTCTCTTATCCACTGAGACAATTCCAGTTGAACGCAAACGTGGCGCTGGAACCGTCTACGGCAGATCACGTTGTCAGGCATGCCGTACGCGCTGTTCTCGAACGATGAAAAGATAAGCAAAGCCTTTCCGACCGAGCATGAGGTTTGGATACACGCCGACGAAGCCGGGCTGGTGATCGACGTGCAATCTGACGGCAATAAGGAACAGTCGAAGCGCGTCCTTGATCAGGATTATGAGATCAAACCTTGCGAAGCTGACGCGCCTTCAGAGACTGCCCCTACCCCTCGCACAAGGGAAAGCGTCAGCAGCCGGTAAATCTCGGATCGGGCCCGTCGTGCAGCTCTCGCAGATAAGCTAGACCGCATATCGCGAGGCGATGGGCATCTGTTTCACCGGCAGAAAACAGCATCTCGATATAGTTCGTCAAACTCGCTCTCGATTGTTCAAGCCCCTCGCAGTTGATGCTGCGTATCATCCCGAACGTATCCATCACGCGATCGACGACTTCTTCCACTGGTTGCCTCCAACCTCCACTGAACGTCAGAGATGACAATTGCAACGCAGCATGGCGGTTCCTAGGCAAACAGGGATTTATTGTGCACGAATATTGAGCGCGTTGTTCGAAGCACGACGATTACAGGGCGTGCTCTTGACATTCCTACTTGCTCAAGTTGGGATTTTTCGAAGTGCCGCAGCTATCGACAGACAGAATGCCAGCAATGTCACGCCTGCATTGACGGCATGAGACAATTCCCACCGTCGTCGTAGAGCCTCCCAATTGTCAGGCATGACGGTCCAGTTCACGGTCTCTACGTTTACCGGGTACGTGAAGAAATAGAAGATCACGAGGTTTGCCAGAAGCAGGATCGCAGCCATGAGCGCAAAGAGGTTGCTCTCTACATATGCAAGCGCGAAATTGGCCAGCAGCGAAATCGGCAGCAGAAGACCCGCCATCCACCAGCCGATGTAGATCTTCTGAACGACGAAATACTCCACCTTCGGCAGGGGCATCTTGTTGGCGATTTCATAAACATGCGCACCAGGCGCGATCAACGCCAAACCCGTGAGCAGGACTGCGAAAAACCGGAGCATGACTCTGAACGATGAAATGAGCTCCGCGTTCCGCACGTAAACGTGTGCCACGCTTCGTAATTTGCTGCTATTTATTGCCCCGTCATGCGGGAGCCGCCCGGAATTCTGCAAACATTCTCAAAAGGATAAGAAACATGCGTTATCTCCACACCATGCTGCGGGTTCGTAATCTCGATGTTGCCCTGAAATTTTATCACGATGCGCTGGGCCTGAAGGAAGTCCGCCGAACCGAAAGTGAAAAGGGACGCTACACCCTGGTGTTTCTGTGCGCGGCGGAAGACGAAGCCTTGTTGAAACAGGTTAAGGGACGCGGCGCGCCTCTGGTCGAATTGACCTACAACTGGGATGAAGAGACCTACGGAGAGGATCGCTATTTTGGTCACCTCGCCTACGAGGTCGATGATATCTACGCGACCTGCGATCGCCTGATGAAGCTTGGCATCACCATCAACCGCCCGCCTCGCGATGGCCAGATGGCGTTTATTCGTTCACCCGACCTGCACTCGATCGAGCTGCTGCAGAAAGGCGACGCGCTGCCTCCGCAGGAGCCATGGTCGTCGATGCCGAACACCGGCCACTGGTGAGCATTCGCCTGCATCACCGCGTGATGAGCATCGAATAAAGCCGCAGACAAAGAGCCCCGCAGATGCGGGGCTTTTTACTTATCCGATCCGTAAGCGGTTTGAAGTCTATAGCCTCCTGCAATCAGCCGCGGCCTCGATAAGCTTCACCAACTTATTGCCGGCGGCTTTCAGGATGCACATCTCGATCTGCTTTCCTGCCGGCACCGGCTTCGCACAGTTGATCTGCGGATTATCGTTATGGACAGGCGTCGAGAACTTGCAGCTTGCCATGCACGAGGCTTCGTAGTTCAGCGGATTGGTCAACGAAACGCTCGCCGAGACTTCTCCAGGCAAGATCGTGCAAACAACAGGGACCGGCTCGGCGTGTACACCTAGAGCCATAGTTAGCGTCGATATCGCGGCGAGAATGAAAACCCTGCTGAACATGTTCGTATCGAGCCTGACCGGAGAACACTGCAGACTATCAATGCCCCGACCTCACGACGAGTGATTTCGCATCCGGACCGCCCTCACCCATCAAGCGATTGCAAATTTCCGCGATCTCTGTTGCAACTAGGTTGGACGCTGGACGAGCCCCCGTGAACAACATCATCAATGCATTTTTATTGGTCTATGCCGCGCTCTTTCCGATCGTGAATCCGGTTGGCAGCGCGCCGCTGTTCTTGCGCATGACGCGTGAGCGAAGCGACGCCGACCGCGCGGCTCTCGCCTATGGCGTGGCGCGATATAGTTTCTTTTTGCTGCTTGGCTCCTTGTTCATTGGCTCGCACGTCCTGGAGTTTTTTGGCATCACGCTGCCTGTGGTGCGGATCGCGGGTGGTCTCGTGGTGGCAGCATTCGGATGGCAGTTGCTTCACACACCGCAAGACACTGCGGAGGAGCGGGAAAAGAGAAATTCGCAATCCAGCCCGCAGATTGACGCGTTCTATCCGCTCACCATGCCGCTAACGGTTGGCCCTGGCTCAATCTCGGTCGCCGTCACGCTGGGCAGTCAGCGGCCTGCCGGCGCTGCGACCGATCTCACCCAATTGGCAATCCTGGGCGGTGCAGCTATCGCGGGTCTTGCCGCGATCGCGCTGACGATTTTCATCTGCTATCGCTTTGCCGATCGCGTCGTCGCGCTGCTAGGCGCACGCGGGACGGACGTCGTCATGCGGCTGTCGGCGTTCATCCTTTTTTGCATCGGCATCCAAATCATCTGGAATGGCTGTAGTGCACTGCTCGCGCGACTGGCCTGATGGTTCCGGATCCCTGCTATTTTCGGCGCAAAATCAAATGGTTGGAACGTTTAAGGACGAGTTCCATTTCACGGCAATCGTGCATTGAACCAAACAGCCGTTTTCGCTAGCAGTTAAAGCCTGCGGACCCTGACGACGGACCGCACATGCCAAGGTCCGCCTTTCATGCACTGCCTGAAATTGGGTTCGAGAATTGGTCTGACGTTCAGAGCGCCGCTTGCCGCGCTTATGCTTGGTGGCATGGCATCAGTAGCGTTGAACGTCGCGGCATATGCTGAACAGCCAATCATGCTGGCCAGCGCTAACAAGCCGGCATCCGATGACATCAACGCGGTTTTCAAGAACCAGCCCTGCGTTCTGACGAAAGCGCTGACACAGTTCGACGCGCCGATCGTCCGGACCGCCAAGCGGCTCAACGAACACGAGCCCGTCACGATTGTTGCGGTGGGATCATCGTCCACGGGCGGAGCTGGCGCGAGCTCACCCGCATTCGCTTATCCAAGCAGGCTCGAACGCGAACTCCACCTGAAATATCCAGACTCGGCGATCACGGTGATCAACCGTGGCGTCAATGGCGAGGATGCCGCAGACATGATAGCGCGGCTGAATGAGGTTCTCGCCCCGAAGCCTGATCTGGTGATTTGGCAGCTCGGTACCAACACCGTTCTTCGCGACGGCAGCATCCCTGCGACAAGCGACGTCCTGCAGTCGGGCATTACCCGCATCAAGGCAACAGGTGCAGACATCTTGCTCATCGACCCGCAGTTTGCCCCCAGCGTCAACGCGAAGCCTGCGGTCCACGATATGGTTGGAATGATCGGCCTTGTGGGCAAGCAAACCCACGTGCCGGTGTTCAGGCGTTACGTGGCCATGCGGCATTGGCACGATGACCAGGCTCTTCCATTCGACCGGTTCATTATCGCGGACGGCCTGCATATGAACGACTGGGGCTATTCCTGCCTCGCCCGCCTGCTGGCCGATAATATCGCGACCGCCGTGGCCCGGTCCCGGACCGTGGCGGGCTTCAAAACCCAGCAGTAACGGGCGTTTAAGCGCAACCCACAGTTCACGCATGTTAAGGCTTCAGAGCGCTTGCCGCTGCCGCGAAAGGTCTTTATAGGTTGCGGCGCGTCGGCCAAATCAGTTCGCTGACTCGGACCAACGAAGTTCCAAGATCGATCCAAGCCATTGATTTTGGTATGCTAATTTACCGATCCAGGTGAAAAGGCAGAGGTTTTGCGCACCAGGCGCGGGCCGGCTGTAGCTTTTCGCTCCCTTCGTCTATCGGTTAGGACGCCACCCTTTCACGGTGGAGAGAGCGGTTCGATTCCGCTAGGGAGCGCCACATCACTTTTCTTCAAAGATTTCAGTTGCTTAGATGCATATTTGTGCAGTGAGATCGGCCGTCTTTGTCTGATCCGCGCCCGGTTCTGTCTGTGATCAATTTCACCCCGTGGCCGCCGGCCTCCCGCTGCTTCTCCGCGCGGCCTTGTCCGCGGCTTCGGAGCGCCTGCGTCACTGAATAGAAGGGTACGGCACAGCCTTCGTTACAGGCGTAGCCAAAATGCCGTTGACGTGAAATGCACCGGAAACACGGCGAACGCTTCATGCCTGATCATGATGATTGGAGGATGGATGGCCGATCAGTCGCGTTTTCGACGAGCGTTATTCATCACTTCGCGCTGCGCGTCGAGGACGTCGAGGCGGGCAAGAAATGGCTCACGACCACGCTTGGCCTTCGTGTGGAGCGCGAATTTCAAATTGCGGGTAATGATTTCGTCTTCCTTTCGCCCGGAGGCGCCAAGGCCCCGGTCATCGAGCTCATCGGCGGCCCGGTGGAAAGCGAGCGTCAACTTCCCGAAAATATCCCCGACATGATGAAGCTAGCCGGATGGCACCACATTTGCCTGCAGGTCGTAATGTCGAACGATGCATATCGGAGCTGCGGCGCCGCGGAGTCAGAATCCTCCTCGACACGACCGATGGTCTGCCCGAGATCGGCGTGGAAAAGGTTGCTTTCATCGCCGATCCATCGGGCAACCTCTACGAGTTGCTTCAACTCGCCGATGGATAGAAGCCGACAGCCTCTCATCGACCGACAAGTGCGGAGTGTCTCATGATCCTCTACTACGCCCCTGGTGGCTGTAGCCTGGCTGATCACATCGCGCTGATCGAGACGGGCCTTCCCTACAAGCTCGTCAGAGTCCATCGCGGCAAGCGAACCGCGGACGGACGCGACTTCTGGACGATCAACCCAAAAGGGTACCTGCCCGCGTTAGAACTTGATGACGGGAATGTCCTGACCGAGAACCTCGCCATTCTTGTCTATATTGCCCATGAGGCAGGCGCGCTACTCCCCGAGGACGGCCTCGGCCGTTGGCGCGCGCTTGAAGCCACTTCCTTCATGACCACCGAATTCCACACCAACTTCAGGCCATTCTTCCACCATGACGCGACCCAGGCGGAAAGGGACAAGGCACGACAGTTGCTGGTCAGGCATTTTGCCACGATCGCCAAGCAGCTTGGCGATAGGCCCTTCTTGGTGGGCGATCGAATGACGATCGCGGACCCATATCTCGTCGTGATGCTGATGTGGGCGAGCAACAACAAGATCGAAGTGCCGGAGCGGCTCAGCGACTATCTCGCGCGGATGAAAACGATTCCTTCGGTCGCTAGAGCGCTTGCAGATGAGGGGCCATCTGAAACTGAACGCTTGGCGAGCGGCAGTACCAGTGTTTAGAGCGCAATTCCTTCCATTCCGAACCATCCTCCCGCTTGATCCTTATTTGCAGACTAAGGCACAGTCTCACGACGCGTATTGTCTCGTCCGCAACACAGGAGACTCCTATGGCCCGCCGGCTGATCGATATTTCCGTCCCCCTGCAAAACGATGTGCCGGCTGATCCCCCAGGCAACCACCCGAACATTCAGTACATCGATCATCAGCAGGGATTGGCGCCTATCCTGCAGTTCTTCAAAGGGCTAAAGAAAGAAGACCTTCCCGACGGCCAAGGCTGGGCCGTCGAACAGGTCAACCTCTCCACCCACAACGGCACTCATCTCGACGCCCCTTATCACTTTCATCCCACGATGAATCGCGGTGAGCGTTCCTGGACCATCGACGAGGTGCCTCTGGAATGGTGCTTTCAGCCCGGCGTCAAACTCGATTTCCGTCACCTGCCCGATGGCTATGTCGCCACCGCAGCGGACGTTGAAAACGAATTGAAGCGCATTGGACATACGCTGAAGCCGCTGGAGATCGTTGTCGTCAACACCAGCGCTGGCGCGAAGTATGGCCGCCAAGACTACGTCGCATCCGGGTGCGGCATGGGTTACGAAGCGACGATGTATCTGCTCGAGCGCGGCGTGAGGCTCACGGGGACCGACGGCTGGAGCTGGGACGCACCATTCATTCATACCGCAAAGAAGTATGCCGAGACTGGAGACGCGAGCCTGATCTGGGAAGGCCATAAGGCGGGCCGCCACATCGGCTATTGCCATCTCGAAAAGCTGCATAACCTGGAGCAGCTGCCCTCGACGAGCTTCATGGTGTCGTGCTTCCCCGTCAAAATCGAGCGGGCGTCGGCCGGCTGGACACGGGCGGTCGCGATCCTGGATGACTGATCAACCGGGGCATGGTCTTACGTCTGAAGCGTTGCCGGATTAAGCTTCATCACCGTTGCCACTAGTGGAGTGGATTTGACATTCGCTACCCACCCGGTCGCGAGCTCGTCAAGCGAACGTCAAATCCAAAACTCCACTAGAAACTTATACTTTCTAGTGGTCCTTTGATTCTAACATTCGCAGGAGGTGCCCGCCGAAACGGGATGCGAATGTTAGAATCGGACCACTAGCTTCGGCCAAATGGAGAACGTCGATGACCATGCCCGAGGATCTCGCCCGTCTTCAGTCGCAGATGCAGGAGACAGTGAAGTCCCACTGGAAGGCCTTCCTGATCGAGGGAATTGTCCTTGTCATCCTCGGTCTTGCGGCGATCGCCATTCCTCCGCTCGCAAGCATCGCGGTCGCTATTTTCCTTGGATGGATGTTTCTGATCAGTGGCGCCGTCGGGCTGTATCTGACCCTCTCCGCGCGCGAGATGCCGGGCTTCTGGTGGTCGCTATTCTCAGCCGTGCTGGCGGTCGCCGCCGGTCTCATTCTGGTGGTTCAGCCGATAGCTGGAACGCTGACGCTGACCATCGTGGTCGGGGCATATTTCCTGGCGGAAGGTGTCGCCACCATCATGTATGCGCTCGAACACAGAAGCAGCTTGTCCGGCCGATGGGGCTGGCTTCTGGCAGCCGGCATTCTGGATATCCTGGTCGCTGCCGTCATCGTCGCCGGCCTCCCCGGATCAGCCGCATGGGCGATCGGGCTGCTGGTGGGCATCAACCTCGTTTTTGGCGGCACATCGCTGATCGGAATGGCCCTGGCCGTGCGAGACAGCTGAGACATCAACCTAATGGTCCGATTCTAACGTTCGCATCCCGTCCCGGCGGGCACACTGGCGAACGTTAGAAAAATTCTGGTGGAGCTTTGGATTTGACGTTCGCATCACGCATTCGCGGCAAGCAGGGTCGCGAACGTCAAATCCGGTCCACTAGTAGGTACGAATACGATCTGCCTATGCTTTAGCAGCCTCGGCAGATGCTCTTGATCTTTCGATCGAGCTCTTTGTCCTGAGCGGATTCCGTGTAGTTGCCTTCACTACCGGAAGGGACGTCGCTGGCGCGCGGCTGGCGATGACCGACTGGCGCTTCAGGGATTTTGCCCGTTTTAGACAACGACGACGGTGAATTGGCCGAACTTCCTGCTCCCGTGGTCATGCCCGGGGTGGTGTTCTGGGCAAGAGCAACCGAGATGCCGAACACCGAGAAGACAACCATGAGCGGGATGGAATTTCGCATGTCACATCTCCAGACGAAATGATTCTGACTGACTTCCCTCCAGTCTAACGAGAACGATCCGGAGTTTCCATCGTTCCGCAGTTCCGCCTGCACAATCCTGTGCCTTCCGCAGGTCCGCCATCGAACTCAGCAACGAGATACCGGCAGCCGCTAGTGGAGCGGATTTGACGTTCGCACCCTGCTTGCCGCAAATTCGTGATGCGAACGTCAAATCCAAAGCTCCACTAGAATCTTATATTTGCTAGTGGT from Nitrobacteraceae bacterium AZCC 1564 includes these protein-coding regions:
- a CDS encoding NAD-dependent deacetylase (product_source=KO:K12410; cath_funfam=3.40.50.1220; cog=COG0846; ko=KO:K12410; pfam=PF02146; superfamily=52467); translation: MLASDLRSGIEMLGDMIAEAKTIVPFTGAGISTECGIPDFRSPGGLWTRNRPIPFDEFLESQEARDESWRRRFAMEACFAAAKPGRGHRALASLYKAGKIPAIVTQNIDNLHQASGFAPDHVVELHGNTTYARCIGCQQRYEIAWVKTRFDEVGEAPSCTACGDPVKTATISFGQAMPDDEMQRATELAQHCDLFLAIGSSLVVWPAAGFPMLARNSGAKLVIINDAPTEQDEIADLVIRHDIGETLAPFVGN
- a CDS encoding small-conductance mechanosensitive channel (product_source=COG3264; cath_funfam=1.10.10.10; cog=COG3264; superfamily=46561); translation: MQKVDLDSMSIEDLAQLRDQATEKLAEKVAARQRELVAEMERLSAYGKMVKTPAPKKEAKDLKDVKDALTPQPQAVKAA
- a CDS encoding hypothetical protein (product_source=Hypo-rule applied; cath_funfam=2.10.25.10), whose translation is MPYALFSNDEKISKAFPTEHEVWIHADEAGLVIDVQSDGNKEQSKRVLDQDYEIKPCEADAPSETAPTPRTRESVSSR
- a CDS encoding hypothetical protein (product_source=Hypo-rule applied); translated protein: MEEVVDRVMDTFGMIRSINCEGLEQSRASLTNYIEMLFSAGETDAHRLAICGLAYLRELHDGPDPRFTGC
- a CDS encoding hypothetical protein (product_source=Hypo-rule applied; superfamily=161070; transmembrane_helix_parts=Outside_1_3,TMhelix_4_22,Inside_23_42,TMhelix_43_65,Outside_66_69,TMhelix_70_92,Inside_93_112,TMhelix_113_135,Outside_136_141), whose translation is MLRFFAVLLTGLALIAPGAHVYEIANKMPLPKVEYFVVQKIYIGWWMAGLLLPISLLANFALAYVESNLFALMAAILLLANLVIFYFFTYPVNVETVNWTVMPDNWEALRRRWELSHAVNAGVTLLAFCLSIAAALRKIPT
- a CDS encoding lactoylglutathione lyase (product_source=KO:K01759; cath_funfam=3.10.180.10; cog=COG0346; ko=KO:K01759; pfam=PF00903; superfamily=54593; tigrfam=TIGR00068): MRYLHTMLRVRNLDVALKFYHDALGLKEVRRTESEKGRYTLVFLCAAEDEALLKQVKGRGAPLVELTYNWDEETYGEDRYFGHLAYEVDDIYATCDRLMKLGITINRPPRDGQMAFIRSPDLHSIELLQKGDALPPQEPWSSMPNTGHW
- a CDS encoding hypothetical protein (product_source=Hypo-rule applied; cleavage_site_network=SignalP-noTM) translates to MFSRVFILAAISTLTMALGVHAEPVPVVCTILPGEVSASVSLTNPLNYEASCMASCKFSTPVHNDNPQINCAKPVPAGKQIEMCILKAAGNKLVKLIEAAADCRRL
- a CDS encoding multiple antibiotic resistance protein (product_source=KO:K05595; cath_funfam=1.10.1200.10; cog=COG2095; ko=KO:K05595; pfam=PF01914; superfamily=103473; tigrfam=TIGR00427; transmembrane_helix_parts=Inside_1_6,TMhelix_7_29,Outside_30_43,TMhelix_44_66,Inside_67_72,TMhelix_73_92,Outside_93_150,TMhelix_151_173,Inside_174_193,TMhelix_194_216,Outside_217_219), translated to MNNIINAFLLVYAALFPIVNPVGSAPLFLRMTRERSDADRAALAYGVARYSFFLLLGSLFIGSHVLEFFGITLPVVRIAGGLVVAAFGWQLLHTPQDTAEEREKRNSQSSPQIDAFYPLTMPLTVGPGSISVAVTLGSQRPAGAATDLTQLAILGGAAIAGLAAIALTIFICYRFADRVVALLGARGTDVVMRLSAFILFCIGIQIIWNGCSALLARLA
- a CDS encoding acyl-CoA thioesterase-1 (product_source=KO:K10804; cath_funfam=3.40.50.1110; cog=COG2755; ko=KO:K10804; pfam=PF13472; superfamily=52266; transmembrane_helix_parts=Inside_1_11,TMhelix_12_34,Outside_35_291); translation: MHCLKLGSRIGLTFRAPLAALMLGGMASVALNVAAYAEQPIMLASANKPASDDINAVFKNQPCVLTKALTQFDAPIVRTAKRLNEHEPVTIVAVGSSSTGGAGASSPAFAYPSRLERELHLKYPDSAITVINRGVNGEDAADMIARLNEVLAPKPDLVIWQLGTNTVLRDGSIPATSDVLQSGITRIKATGADILLIDPQFAPSVNAKPAVHDMVGMIGLVGKQTHVPVFRRYVAMRHWHDDQALPFDRFIIADGLHMNDWGYSCLARLLADNIATAVARSRTVAGFKTQQ
- a CDS encoding hypothetical protein (product_source=Hypo-rule applied; cath_funfam=3.10.180.10; pfam=PF00903; superfamily=54593); translation: MHRKHGERFMPDHDDWRMDGRSVAFSTSVIHHFALRVEDVEAGKKWLTTTLGLRVEREFQIAGNDFVFLSPGGAKAPVIELIGGPVESERQLPENIPDMMKLAGWHHICLQVVMSNDAYRSCGAAESESSSTRPMVCPRSAWKRLLSSPIHRATSTSCFNSPMDRSRQPLIDRQVRSVS
- a CDS encoding glutathione S-transferase (product_source=KO:K00799; cath_funfam=1.20.1050.10,3.40.30.10; cog=COG0625; ko=KO:K00799; pfam=PF02798,PF13410; superfamily=47616,52833); translated protein: MILYYAPGGCSLADHIALIETGLPYKLVRVHRGKRTADGRDFWTINPKGYLPALELDDGNVLTENLAILVYIAHEAGALLPEDGLGRWRALEATSFMTTEFHTNFRPFFHHDATQAERDKARQLLVRHFATIAKQLGDRPFLVGDRMTIADPYLVVMLMWASNNKIEVPERLSDYLARMKTIPSVARALADEGPSETERLASGSTSV
- a CDS encoding kynurenine formamidase (product_source=COG1878; cath_funfam=3.50.30.50; cog=COG1878; pfam=PF04199; superfamily=102198); protein product: MARRLIDISVPLQNDVPADPPGNHPNIQYIDHQQGLAPILQFFKGLKKEDLPDGQGWAVEQVNLSTHNGTHLDAPYHFHPTMNRGERSWTIDEVPLEWCFQPGVKLDFRHLPDGYVATAADVENELKRIGHTLKPLEIVVVNTSAGAKYGRQDYVASGCGMGYEATMYLLERGVRLTGTDGWSWDAPFIHTAKKYAETGDASLIWEGHKAGRHIGYCHLEKLHNLEQLPSTSFMVSCFPVKIERASAGWTRAVAILDD
- a CDS encoding uncharacterized membrane protein HdeD (DUF308 family) (product_source=COG3247; cog=COG3247; pfam=PF03729; transmembrane_helix_parts=Inside_1_20,TMhelix_21_43,Outside_44_47,TMhelix_48_70,Inside_71_76,TMhelix_77_99,Outside_100_103,TMhelix_104_126,Inside_127_132,TMhelix_133_155,Outside_156_164,TMhelix_165_187,Inside_188_190); translated protein: MTMPEDLARLQSQMQETVKSHWKAFLIEGIVLVILGLAAIAIPPLASIAVAIFLGWMFLISGAVGLYLTLSAREMPGFWWSLFSAVLAVAAGLILVVQPIAGTLTLTIVVGAYFLAEGVATIMYALEHRSSLSGRWGWLLAAGILDILVAAVIVAGLPGSAAWAIGLLVGINLVFGGTSLIGMALAVRDS
- a CDS encoding hypothetical protein (product_source=Hypo-rule applied; cleavage_site_network=SignalP-noTM), with the protein product MRNSIPLMVVFSVFGISVALAQNTTPGMTTGAGSSANSPSSLSKTGKIPEAPVGHRQPRASDVPSGSEGNYTESAQDKELDRKIKSICRGC